The Oscillatoria sp. FACHB-1406 genome includes a window with the following:
- a CDS encoding photosystem II protein D1, with the protein EVMHERNAHNFPLDLASGEQAPVALTAPSING; encoded by the coding sequence TGAAGTAATGCACGAGCGCAACGCTCACAACTTCCCGTTAGACTTGGCAAGTGGCGAACAAGCACCTGTGGCTTTAACCGCACCTTCCATCAACGGCTAA